The genomic window aaacaaaatatcATTCAATTCCGGAGTTTAAAGACTAACAACAATCAGCCTTCAAAACAGAATTAGCCTTACACGTTAGAGAAAGTGCTGCCAAGGGCATGTCACTGAAGAAAAGTGATGATCACTCTACCATGTCCATGCCTATtaaaacaacattcattctgctgattTGTCCCATTGTTAAAAgatccaccccctcccccacaggaaaACTGTTCATTAGCTCCACCATTTCCTCCAGAGTAACCTCCACCGCCTCCAGCTCCACGGTTAACTCGACGTAAACCACCGCCACCTCCAAACCCACCCCTTCTACTTCCACCCTCTCCTCCCTGAAGATATCCTTTACCTCCTCGACCAGAAAAGCTCCAAGCACTTTGTCCATTACTGTAGAAGCCGCCGCCGCCACCACCTACaataaacgaaaactgagaagcAGATGTCTCATAAATGGCTTCTATTTGACTACTTACTTAAGAGCGTTTAAACGATGGTTCGCAATATTATCAACTTAGTGCACTTCTcaattttagaattttattcaaaaatattattGGGTAGTCAATTGCTAGAAATAGAACAGCTTATCAGGACAAAAGAAATGTACATGAAGTGATGCGtaggattttttaaaaaactgatatGCCttcgagaaaagaaaaagcttcaAAGTTAGAATTAGtaatttcaataattaagtTCTGATAAATCTTACAGTCGTCCTCTTGTCCTGATGGATTGAACCtaatgattgttttgtttttttcttctttctccgCGTACCTGAATATTTTGTACTGGCGTTTCCTCCATTTCCGTTGCTTCCTCCTGAACCCAATGGCAAGTTATACCCTCCATTCCCTGTTGTGTTTATGGACGCATCACATCCTGGATGTTGTTCCgatatatttttaattcctcctccgcctccagctatAATCAAAGACTTGTTGTTTTCtctcactacaaatgtacctcctccacctccggcaGTTTTTGGGTTTGAATTccctttttcccctttttgacCAACAAGCACATgaatgatctcatctttggtcaaattaaagtttccaaTCATTCGTGCCCCTCTCCTTCCGGTTTTGATAAAACTGTCCTCACTGTACCCCCCTGAggctcctattgcttctattctgtattcaccagtGCGTGGCACAATCCACAattgaataccgctggacactGTTACTTGTCCGTCATGGTCTTGATCTTTGTAATGACTACCAATCGACTTTGGACCCTCTAATCTAATCTTACCAAGATTTGTAAACACAGCTGTAAATCCTGCATAAAACCATAGAATAAAAGTAATGTTGTTGGTAAGAAATTGTCAACACATTGATTGCCGACCTGAATCAAAATGGGGTTTTTGAATACCGACGTGATACTTTTATAAACTGTGCGGTTGAGCCATCACGAGGTTTTGTTGTTGGGGAATCTAAAAATCTCAAGAGAAGACAAGGTTTCCTTTCCATTCCTACAATTAGAGTAGCTTTTCTCGTCAGATTATTCCAGTTTGTGGTTCGGCGATCACACGTGACAGTGAAAAGAGGAGAGTAAAGAAGGAAGGAACTCCATGTCACCAAAGCTGATGAGTCAATTGAATAATACTATgcagagaaattttcaaatgattacAACAAGTTGTTCAGGATTTTATTGGTTTTTTGCCTCTCTTCGCCCTgttattggtccagaaaactcgcgtcaaCTTGTAGGAGCTCGACTGTGATTTAGATGACACACAGTAAACAATATCCAAGCGCTCGCTTTCGAACAGGAAATGAAGCATTATCTGGTGTAAATTACTAGTTGCAAGAGGTACCCCTCAATCGTTATTGTCATTCAGGCCTTACCTTGTACACAGCCATACAGTTCTACCCTCATTGATATCCAGTCCTGCCACTCTACTGGTTTAAAACGAATGTAacgcgctgtgattggtgggTTAAGGTCGTGATAAACCACGGTATTCTGATCAGTGTTTCCGGCAAAAACCTTTGAATAAACAACATAAGAGGTTTTCCATTAATTCTTtgataagaattaattttatgaaTATCACTTATTCATTAACTTTACGTCAGTTATTACGATGTGAAAACAGTCCCACAACTCATTCATACGCCATTCCTATAATCGTTCCTCCGGAGGGCTTAATATCATGCAATTATTACCGTCGGTGTGTTTGCAAAATCCCTGCAAATGATGATCCAAAAATACTTCTCTTCTTGTCTAAACGAGAATCAATACACAAGAAATCAATTTTACCTTCGTTGTGTTTTGTCCTGGGGCTGTATAATTGTAAAACCTTTCAGTATCGTTGCTGTACTGCAGATTGTACTTTGTAACCCACTCTCCCTGGTGTCTATTACTTCCTTGTGTTGCCACACGTGTCACTCGAGTGTGTAGAATAACCAGATCAACTTGGAGCCACTGATCCGTATCACTATTTTCAGCTGCCCAAGATCCCGCTCTGTCAGGATTTACAACATGAAGTCTGCTCTCAGTGGCGGAGTGTTTAAAATCTCTCTCTGAAGAGGTGCTTAACTGTCCATCAGAGATTTCACCACTTTGCATGCCGAGAAATCTTCCACATTCTGTTTACGAAAGGTTAGCGGACGTTTTACAAATATAACTTATCTACAGCAGCGAAATAAAAGTAGCTATGAGATCATGAAGTAATCAATCAAGCGTAGTTTACACCGAGCTAAAAAATGTCGTTAACACAATCACAGAAACTTTCAACGAAATGAAAAACCTTAAAGAGCTCCTATGATCATATCAACTGTAATGTATACAATGATTATCAGCATTAAAGGAAAGCCATTTTCATTACCTTTCACGCATCCATACAGTTCCACTCTCAATGATATCTCATCTTCCCACTCCACTGGTAGAAAACGTATGTACCTTGCTGTGACTGATGGGTTCAGGTCGTGATAAACGACACTGTTCTCGTCTATGTTTCCGTCAAATTCCTGCATCATAAGAGATGTGAATAAATGTtgagtgtttttatttaaaatgcgcAGTACGTGCCCGCCTTGTACAGATAAGAATTTAAGGTAAACCGTAAATATATATCACGAGCGATTTGATTCATGAAATTTATCCCATGCCACCGTACGGTAAAATGAAGTCGAACTTTTTCTACAGATATCTATCTGAGGTTAGTCTAAAACTGGATCAAGATGAGATTTGTACCTGGgcaaagaaaatggtaaatgTATGAAATTTTTATACATCGTAACAATTTTCTTGAACAATTGCCGACTCATGCATCGTAACAAATCGAGAGACGAAGCTGATCTGATTGCAAAGAGGACTGTTTGTCCTAACAAACTACTCCAAGAACGTATTGGGAACTTTCAGTTAAGGAATGAACTTGGCTTTGTGTACAATGAGCAGCTCATGTTTTAGAACCCTTCCAGGCTTCTGATCAGTTTTACCTTTGATATGGTTTGTCCTTGTTCCGTGTAGTTTTGAAATCTCACTCCAAAGTTGCTGTATTGTAGCTTGTACTTCTTCACCCATTTGTTATGTTGATGGGATCCCTGTGTTGCTACTCGTGTTACTTTAGTGTTTTGAGCCCTGAGATCGAGCTGAAGCCACGGATTAGTATCATTCTCATCAGCTATCCAATTCCTCTCTGTGTGATGTAATCTTACAATTTTCGCGTTATTCTCTTTTTGGGACGAGAAACTTAGCTGCCCATCGGTGATTGCACCACTTTCCATACCAAGTGTTCCAAGACAACgtaaatctattttaaaacaaaaggaattctaaaataatcaaataaaaaaagagagtcGCAACATCTTAATATACCTTAAATTGCTCACACGCCATTGGTagatattttccattttacatAATCAAGTACATTTTGACTTCTGCTCACATCAGGTGTATTTTGTTAATGAGAAAATATCTCCTTAGTTCTGATTATATGTTTGTGAGTAAACGTTGTTGCGAAGAGCTTGGTGTATAATCTTCCATTTTAACAGATCAAGAGCATCAGATCTCTTTATTGATGTTATCAGGCATTTTCTCACATAAAACTTTGAAAGCCCACAATATATAGAAATCtcgttttaattattttttctgcaaATTGTTGGATTAATTGATGGCGTTCATCCTTTATCCGAAATGAGTTGATGTGAACCCAAAACGGGCGAACGTTTTTAAAGCGGTGTTATTGTGTCGGTCGCTCATGATGAACAACAGATATCAGTTTGACTGTGTTACGAAAACGTGTCTACTTGCTCGTGGGTCAGAATACTTCTAAAACATTCAACGAACCTGACTAGAATAATGCTTGATCAACCTTTAAGGTAAAGGTCTTTCTAGAAATTCCCAATTACATGTAGAAACTTGATTATAGGGAATTACGCAAGGCTATTTTTTGCCGATGAGGCTTACATAGTTAGCTTATTATGGAACTTCTTGAACCTTAGAAAAGGTAGTTAAGAGTGACGCTTTAATACTTGGCATGCGTATAAAAGCTTTTTGAGCGGGAAGGtatcattttcatgaaaatatcaattactGGAATAAACCAGTTTGTTGCCGCTACCAGCGATGCCGAGTTCCGAGACCAAAAGGTCCTTTAAAAAAGATGCTCTTAACAGACAGCTAATTCGGTTTTTGAAGCGTAGAATTGTaatatatatatcattttaattttaattaaatattccTTTCTTTCAATGTTGAAATGGGCTTCTAGATTGGGCTCGCACTTTAAAATTACCTCTGATGTTGTAAACCTGAAATGCATTGGCGTCCCCAAGACCACACTTCTTAGATTCcttaagttttttaattttccgcGGTGTAGTAGCATTTGCTGAACACGTGTCATTATTCTCAACTGCAAATAACCTGTAACCTGCTCTAATTACAGCCACTGCGCACTTTGAAATGAAGCTCCCAGGCTGTGCAGGGTAAATTCCATTCAAGATAGGATCGGACACAGTCAATTCATGGGTTAAACGACTTGTACCATCCAATTCGTAGCATCCAACACTTTTATGTCCTGAAAGAGTAAACAGCAAGTAGAGCCGTACAACATTGTAACTATCAACTAGACCGGgtaacaaaaatgtaaacagagggggtaagtttcaaaagaaactatggtgctacgtcggtgggagagtataacaaaccgccgtaaagagtttcaagctGAAATTccgagcgttagctcttcgtcagagcgaaggacgAAGAGATAAGAAGCATGGTGacctctattttttttattgtagtttttgaaacagacattggtaaggaacattgaaggaaaaattgttcgaaattttttttttctgaggaatcacctgaGGTCGTCTCATATTCACTTCAGAGATCATTTATATGTTCTTTTCAAGAAACATTATTTGCATGTGCATTTTATTTTGCCATTCATACTTTAGATCAATGTCGATCTTGATCAAAGCAACctcgcacctacccctccccaaacccAACCACAGTCAACTCATAAACAGCTTGAGTTAATGTTGGGtctggggaggggtaggtgtgcagttcCACGTTGCTTAcgctttttcaaatttttcggATTTTTCATGATCTGTAATAGAAACTTCCTCCAGAAAagaattc from Pocillopora verrucosa isolate sample1 chromosome 8, ASM3666991v2, whole genome shotgun sequence includes these protein-coding regions:
- the LOC131785858 gene encoding uncharacterized protein, with protein sequence MLFVFYCYVLTVLASLIPEGQGNCRNLKFTSFHKLGFRLENHTVRTIDIVNEDLCMFQCYLEPNCVSYNFCEIKHSSGKHKCDLNNATIEHDEDLVEYKSCIYRGAENACKQNPCKNNATCQAGFTDRDYQCLCVDGSGFKGHNCDEDIDECLSGKHGCEGNTTCNNTIGSYCCRCKKGYQGNKTNCTDIDECLNGTHGCDVNAECNNTLGSYKCTCKEGFQGNGTKCTDLDDCMIRTHDCDVNTKCNNTLRSHNCTFKDGIQGNGTDCTHTNECTEGKHDCDVNAECNNTLGSYKCTCKDGYEGNGTNCTEKLWSVIICEGGNRTIGCDNDERTIEVVDANHGRLDSNTCNHSTVSDTNCKAANSLFIVRLKCNEEASCELYADVSVFGHDPCQGTYKYLEVKYKCVNLASNRYESIGCFKDVTTSPAIETLEGKDDILDGNYSTRNDSIDKCFRAAERQRFHIFAVQDGGRCQAGASAITAFHKYNQSQQCPPGGKGGKQINHVYYIKDLRCLGTLGMESGAITDGQLSFSSQKENNAKIVRLHHTERNWIADENDTNPWLQLDLRAQNTKVTRVATQGSHQHNKWVKKYKLQYSNFGVRFQNYTEQGQTISKEFDGNIDENSVVYHDLNPSVTARYIRFLPVEWEDEISLRVELYGCVKECGRFLGMQSGEISDGQLSTSSERDFKHSATESRLHVVNPDRAGSWAAENSDTDQWLQVDLVILHTRVTRVATQGSNRHQGEWVTKYNLQYSNDTERFYNYTAPGQNTTKVFAGNTDQNTVVYHDLNPPITARYIRFKPVEWQDWISMRVELYGCVQGFTAVFTNLGKIRLEGPKSIGSHYKDQDHDGQVTVSSGIQLWIVPRTGEYRIEAIGASGGYSEDSFIKTGRRGARMIGNFNLTKDEIIHVLVGQKGEKGNSNPKTAGGGGGTFVVRENNKSLIIAGGGGGIKNISEQHPGCDASINTTGNGGYNLPLGSGGSNGNGGNASTKYSGGGGGGFYSNGQSAWSFSGRGGKGYLQGGEGGSRRGGFGGGGGLRRVNRGAGGGGGYSGGNGGANEQFSCGGGGGSFNNGTNQQNECCFNRHGHGRVIITFLQ